A single window of Flavobacteriales bacterium DNA harbors:
- a CDS encoding shikimate dehydrogenase, translating into MATERIYGLIGYPLEHSFSKTYFTEKFQREHLDGCTYDNFPIPDIELFPDILKNPKLSGLNVTIPYKEQVIPYLSELDPVAREIGAVNVIRIARDNGRVICTGFNTDAYGFETSLTPLLSVKHTTALVLGTGGAAKAVIYVLNKLGMKVTLAGRTANASRIPFEQVNEKLIREHLLVVNTTPLGMHPNTEGIPPLPYHALSSDHVLYDLVYNPSETRFLLEGKKAGCKTENGLKMLHLQAEKAWETWNR; encoded by the coding sequence ATGGCAACAGAAAGAATATACGGCCTCATCGGCTATCCGTTGGAGCACAGTTTTTCCAAAACCTACTTCACTGAAAAATTCCAGCGTGAGCATTTGGATGGTTGCACCTATGACAACTTTCCGATTCCGGATATCGAGTTATTTCCGGACATACTGAAGAACCCGAAGCTGAGCGGACTCAACGTAACCATCCCTTACAAAGAGCAGGTGATCCCTTATTTATCGGAATTGGATCCTGTTGCCCGCGAAATCGGTGCCGTGAATGTGATTCGCATTGCAAGGGATAACGGCCGTGTGATTTGCACCGGGTTCAATACAGACGCCTACGGTTTTGAAACATCACTCACTCCTTTGCTATCCGTAAAACACACAACCGCTCTTGTCCTGGGCACAGGCGGCGCAGCCAAAGCGGTGATTTACGTTTTGAACAAATTGGGGATGAAGGTAACGTTGGCAGGGCGAACCGCCAATGCATCCCGGATCCCGTTTGAGCAGGTAAATGAAAAACTGATCCGGGAACATTTGCTTGTCGTCAACACCACCCCATTGGGCATGCATCCGAATACCGAAGGCATTCCTCCTCTTCCCTACCATGCACTTTCATCGGATCATGTGTTATACGATCTGGTGTACAACCCGTCGGAAACCAGGTTCCTGCTCGAAGGCAAAAAGGCCGGTTGCAAAACGGAAAACGGACTGAAGATGCTGCACCTGCAGGCAGAAAAAGCATGGGAAACCTGGAACCGGTAA